The sequence NNNNNNNNNNNNNNNNNNNNNNNNNNNNNNNNNNNNNNNNNNNNNNNNNNNNNNNNNNNNNNNNNNNNNNNNNNNNNNNNNNNNNNNNNNNNNNNNNNNNNNNNNNNNNNNNNNNNNNNNNNNNNNNNNNNNNNNNNNNNNNNNNNNNNNNNNNNNNNNNNNNNNNNNNNNNNNNNNNNNNNNNNNNNNNNNNNNNNNNNNNNNNNNNNNNNNNNNNNNNNNNNNNNNNNNNNNNNNNNNNNNNNNNNNNNNNNNNNNNNNNNNNNNNNNNNNNNNNNNNNNNNNNNNNNNNNNNNNNNNNNNNNNNNNNNNNNNNNNNNNNNNNNNNNNNNNNNNNNNNNNNNNNNNNNNNNNNNNNNNNNNNNNNNNNNNNNNNNNNNNNNNNNNNNNNNNNNNNNNNNNNNNNNNNNNNNNNNNNNNNNNNNNNNNNNNNNNNNNNNNNNNNNNNNNNNNNNNNNNNNNNNNNNNNNNNNNNNNNNNNNNNNNNNNNNNNNNNNNNNNNNNNNNNNNNNNNNNNNNNNNNNNNNNNNNNNNNNNNNNNNNNNNNNNNNNNNNNNNNNNNNNNNNNNNNNNNNNNNNNNNNNNNNNNNNNNNNNNNNNNNNNNNNNNNNNNNNNNNNNNNNNNNNNNNNNNNNNNNNNNNNNNNNNNTTGAAGAAagaccatttaaaataaataaaccaatttaaaataagtttagaataaatctgaaaataaataacaattttattattaagttaaataatacagtgtccaaaaaattaagttaagtcatattaaagtcaataaagcgaccgtgctagaaccacgggattcgaggggtgcctaacaccttcccctcggtcaacagaattccttacccgaatttctagttcgcagaccaataaaatagagtcaaatttccttttgattagggatttaaataaggtgacttggaacaccaaaactcaatttcaagtggcgactctgaataataattatctcttttcaaaatgtcactttaattggaaaaactctttttctttcgaaacaaaataaaaaatcaaaaatatattgagtgagaaaaaaaaaggggcgtGACATGACTTAATAAGTCAAATTTAAAACTGACACTTTTTGaccaatttataatattttgtctTCTTTCAGGCATATCCTGATATGACTGATTTTGTGAGGTCAGGACTACATAAATGGGCTGGAGATGCAAATCTTTTTGAGAAAGATGGACCTTATATTGAGTTGATTACATCTCCAAATAATCCTGATGGAATTATTAGAGAGCCTGTAGTTAATGGAGAACAAGGAAAATTAATATACGATTTAGCTTATTATTGGCCACAGTATACTTCTATTACTTCACCTGCTAATCATGATGTTATGCTATTTACTATTTCCAAATGCACTGGTCATGCTGGTTCGAGAATTGGGTATGTttttcaaacataaaatttgaagtGAGATCACTATcacaaaattagaaaatacttcggttatcaattattataattttattttcatgtagTTGGGCACTTGTTAAAGACAAAGAGGTGGCAGGGAAGATGACAAAGTTCATGGAGATTAGTACAATTGGTGTATCAAAAGAAGCTCAACTTAGAGCTGGTAAAATTCTTGAAGTGGTCTCTGATAGTTGTTTGGATTTTACATTGGAAAATTTCTTTGAATATAGTCGGTCTCTTATGACTGACAGATGGCAGAGGTTAAGACAAGTTGTTACGGACAATGACATTTTTTTCATCCAAAACTACCCTCGTCAATATTGCCTCTTCACAAAAGACGTGTGTGAATCACACCCTGGTAATCACCAAAATATTGCAACGTATCATttccatttttgtttatttaaaaaatattgttatttcatatacttgaattttctttgcttttaaaactatatcatcaatatgtatttgaaaaaaatttcttttctgttgagttttaaaattcatattgtTTAATTTGAAACAGCTTTTGCATGGCTAATTTGCAAAGGAGGTGAAGAGGAGGACTGTGAAAAGCTTCTTAAAGAACACAAGATTCAAACAAGGAGTGGAAGAAGAtttggaactgactcaagaaaGGTTAGGATAAGTATGCTGAGTAGAGATGAAGACTTCAACATTTTTCTGAAGAGGCTTATGACTATTAAGggatgtataaataaaaaataagacatTTATGCATGAAACATTACTTAGAGATATTATATTTTCAGTTTCTTTTTGCAGCAATGAAGCCTTGATTCTGGATGTGTTGAAGAGTGGAATAATTTTCCTTATTGATAAAATACCTTCATTGATTAATGCAAAATTTGGCCATAAATATATTTGggaaaaatttggcaaataatgtttgtccatacaatttgccattatttggcaaatatttttggcaaatatcccaaatttccaaatactagttttttctagtatttgggccaaatctcattatttgggatattttgaaaattaaaattttaccccaatcttttatcttttacaaaaacaccctctcTAGTTTTTGCTTGTGttgtattacatcattttttacgtgaacaccaaaatagtgatgaaatatttagtgaatattaaataatgatatgattgttgatgaaaattattaaaaattggctttaggtaacaaagtcatgtaCTTTGTCTGCTTCACGATACATGGAATAATtcttgttgcactcactccaaattacCACATCGTTTTAGTGTCATGgacattatttgttattgttgtaacgaacattcaattgacttgtaatacaaacttttagttagttttgatagtttttaaaacttgtgggtataaatcatatttttctaaaaagttgaaatatatttcccaaattttatggccaaacagatggtgaaatttcacccaaattttcactcaaataatatttgccaagaatatttggaaatctatggccaaacgctagCCTAGTGTGTGTTGAAGTTtgttatatttgaattatcttttagAATTGAATTATTATAAACTATGAAGTAACAATACATATACTCAACATAATAGATTGATAATTAAGTAATGTaactaattaaagattaaatgTATTAAATCAGATGTCGTaagaatcaaaattaaaattaattcatcatatatcatatattattacaaGTGGTAAGCTtcaaactaaaaagttgaattactattttccccttttactaaattaaaaattgattattaattatttgattaaatgcTAATATTTTTATCACATAATGATAGAATTTAAGTCCTTAAGCcctttaataattaaattatattttattgataaatgagtaaattaatattattttcaattataatcataattctCATAATggaagaattgtattcaataaGATGATCACACAACCTATTGTATACACCTCACCAAGATTTAATTTCTAGAAAAAGACCCATGGGGACTCACAGttcatataaaaatttcaaaatctcaATATCTCATCAACTTGTCACCTGACTCGTGGTCAATGATAAATGTAAGGTGTctcattttctttctaaaataaataacttttctCCACTTTCTCATATTTCCTTGAACAATCATATGTCAAATGAGGATCAATGCATCATAACACAAACAACAAAAATGCATACTcaattcatcaaagattttgaATATCTAACGATTCtcgaaattaaaaatatttactaaagtCAACCATATTATTAATTCTTAACACAAAGGGTCG comes from Solanum pennellii chromosome 1, SPENNV200 and encodes:
- the LOC107019794 gene encoding L-tryptophan--pyruvate aminotransferase 1-like, which codes for MSGADGCLVMCSSFPCATPENGTRDTSPTIVLDHGDPTMYESYWQKMGNKCNITFNGNDSLSYFANGKSLCWFLESKLEEQIKRLHKIVGNAIVDNNYIVVGTGSSQLVQAALYALSPSDQLEPISVVSASPFYSAYPDMTDFVRSGLHKWAGDANLFEKDGPYIELITSPNNPDGIIREPVVNGEQGKLIYDLAYYWPQYTSITSPANHDVMLFTISKCTGHAGSRIGWALVKDKEVAGKMTKFMEISTIGVSKEAQLRAGKILEVVSDSCLDFTLENFFEYSRSLMTDRWQRLRQVVTDNDIFFIQNYPRQYCLFTKDVCESHPAFAWLICKGGEEEDCEKLLKEHKIQTRSGRRFGTDSRKVRISMLSRDEDFNIFLKRLMTIKGCINKK